The following nucleotide sequence is from Flavobacteriales bacterium.
GCCGAATTCGATGGCAAAGATGTAACACTAAAGTCTTATTAAGTAGATATCTTAAGAATAAGTTCTGAGAGGCGACTAGAGTACCCTATTTCGTTATCATACCACCCAACAATTTTCACCATATTTCCTATTACGGATGTGAGTTGAGAATCAAAAATACATGAATGGCTATTGCCTACCATGTCGATCGAAACAACAGGTTCGTCTATATATTCTAAGATTCCTTTTAAAACACTTTCGGATGCCGCCTTAAAAGCGTCATTAACCTCCTCTAACGATGGAGTTCCATTTACAATACATGTAATATCAGTTAAAGAGCCATTTGGAACAGGAACTCGAATACCACATCCACCCAACTTATCTTCTAAATGAGGAAATACTTTTGTAACAGCCTTTGCCGCTCCAGTTGTAGTTGGAATTATTGAAGTCGCAGCCGCTCTTGCTCTTCTTAAATCATTATGAGGCGTATCGTGGAGCTTCTGATCACCAGTATACGAATGAATAGTTGTGATATATCCTTTTTCAATGCCCCACATATCATCTACTACCTTAACCATAGGGGCTGCACAGTTTGTTGTACATGAGGCGTTAGATATCACGAGATCATCGCTTGTTAGAATATGATCATTTAC
It contains:
- a CDS encoding aldehyde dehydrogenase is translated as VNDHILTSDDLVISNASCTTNCAAPMVKVVDDMWGIEKGYITTIHSYTGDQKLHDTPHNDLRRARAAATSIIPTTTGAAKAVTKVFPHLEDKLGGCGIRVPVPNGSLTDITCIVNGTPSLEEVNDAFKAASESVLKGILEYIDEPVVSIDMVGNSHSCIFDSQLTSVIGNMVKIVGWYDNEIGYSSRLSELILKIST